The DNA sequence TGTTTTGAAAAAATTTATCATAATTATCTAAAAAAAGGTCTGTTTGCTAATGGAGAGAATGGCCACGGAATGGCTATGAAGATGATACTTATTGCAAGGGAAAACCAAAAAAGTATCGTTTTGAATTTGTCTTTGTCGGTTTGTTTGCGTTTTGCAACTGCCGATCCAATTGTAATCATAGCGATGGCAACAAGCATTAAAACCATATGGATTACACCGAAAAAAAAGGTGCTTAAATCTTTTGATCCCTCCGTAAAATTGTTCCAGTAATATTTAATTATGGGACTTTGAGAGTACAAGACAATTCCGATCATTAATTGTACGTGTGCAATGGTTGCGGTCCAATGTCGTACCAGATTATCCTTTTTAGAAAAGGGTGAATTATTTGTAAAACCCCGGTATGCTCTGATAATAGAGTAAAATAAACTTAAAAGCACCAGCCATCTTACGACGGAATGCAGAGATAGTAGTATTGGGTACATTGTTATCTTTTTTAAAATAATAATGCAAATATAAATCAAAAACATACTAACTAGTATGTTTTTGAAACTAGTTTTTTTCCAAACTTTTCAAGTAGCATTTAAGCTCTTCTAAATAAGCTACATAACAATCATTATTATCAAAAAGTTTTCCCAAATTTCGAATTCCCCAATAGCCAGACAAAACAAAAAGAGTCACTTGTTCCTCATTAACTTCGGGTTTAATAGCTCCCGAATCTTTACCTTTTTTTAAAGCAATTTGCATCGCCTCTTTCACCTCAGCCGAAAGCTTAAAAAGGGCTTCACCAAACTGCTGGTTTATTTGCGGCATTTCCTGAGTCAAATTTCCCGCCGGACAACCGTATTTTCGAAGTAGAAAAGAATTCTCTAACAATAAATACTGCATCATTTTATAAATGTCGCTGACTGCATCCTTAGAATTCAACAATGGTTTTACAAAATCTTCCTGCATTAACGGATACATAATCTCGTTAATAACGGCCAATCCCATTTCGTCTTTATTTTTAAAATGATAAAAAAAAGCCCCTTTGGTTACATTAGTGGTTGCAATTATGGTATCAATACTGGTCGCCTGATATCCCTGAGTATAAATTAACTCAAATGATTTTTGGAGAATCGAAAGTCGTGTAGAAAGTGCTTTTTTCATAAAAGATACCAATTAGTATTCTTTACAAAGAAATATAAAATAGAGGAGCTTTACAAATCTGTAAATTAGGGCATATTGGGTCCGATATCCATTTCTTTAAATAGCACAATAAAAAAGTAACTTTGAAAATTTCATTAAAAATTCTACATGGGATTCCTGTCGGTTTGTTTCTCCTAAAGTTGCAGAGTCTCGAAGTTAAAAAAATCAGAACAAAACTTGGCGCCTCTGCGACTTTGCGAGATTTTTGCTACCCCACAACTTTTGAACTTTATCTGAAAAATAGTCTCTGCTCGGTCAACTTCTTTCGCATTATAAAACAAAAAACCCGACAGCTTTATAAAAACTGTCGGGTCTTATTTTTGAATACAAATATTATTTTTTTGATTCTTCGATAGAAACTTTTCTAAACTCTTTTAAAAGTTTTTCAATTTCTAAAGTTGATTTACGTGCTCTTGGTCCAGCAGCTTTAACACCTTTCTCAGTTAGTGCTTCTGCTTCTGCTTTGAATGTGTCGATTTCGGCGTTGATTTTTACTAATAGATCGTTCATGCTTATACTTATTAAATTAAGGCGCAAAAATAAAAGTTTGCTAGATAGATAACGCAAGTTTAATGTTAAAATTATGCCAGTTTTTACCGTACCGCTTAATATTAAATTAACCTGCAACACTTGCTCTTAATTATCAATCAATTACATAAAAAATAAGCTCCGAATTTGTTGCAGTTTTTTTCAAAATTTTCTCTCTCACGCCATCTATTTCGGTTAATTCTTACCATTTTCCACCGATTTCAGGATAGTCTTATTAGTTGTTATCTTCAAAAATTACAGAAAAGCGATATAGAAATACCTCCTCATACAATGATTAACCTGGAGTCTAGTCTATTTAATGGGTTATTACTTTTTTTAAAACGTTTGGCAATTTGATAAAGTGTCGCAAAACCTCGTAGAGCTACAAGCGAAAAAAAGCCACAGATTAAAGGATTAAAAGGATTAGATAATCTGCGCTATTCTTTTTAATCTCAAGCAAAAAAACAATTCGCGCAAATTGGTGTAATTCGTGGCGCAAAAAGTTAGCGACGAATTACACTAATTAACTCATTCTAATTGACTTTTTAGCTTGGGATTTGGAATTTGGAATTTGAAATTTGAAATTTGAAGTAGCTGCAAATTTCCCAGAAAAAAATAAACCAAGAATACTATCACATATCTTGGTTTTTAAAATGCTCTCGTATTCTTAAACAAACCAACTACGAGCCAGAAAAAGCAATCCAATTTTTAAAAAAAATGTACAATTGGTTTTCTACCACAGCTGAATCCAAAAAAGATTCTATTAGTCGTTGTTTAAAATTTAAAGCCTTTTTAAAGTTGTATCTTAAATCTGCCATCAGATCAATACCCGTTTTTGAACCATCCAAAAGCACTACACCACTGAATTCTTCAAGAAAGGCTGTTCTTGCAAATAATTGCTCATTAAAAACGCAGACTAAAACATTTGTTTCTCTTTTATATACTTTTAATAAATTGACCAGTTCAATTTTGTTATATACTACAAATATTAAACCATCAAAATTCTCATCTTTGATTGCATCTTCTGTCAAAAGAGAATGGTCAACAAACTCAAATTCCTGACGCAATTTCTTTTTAAACATTTTCACAAATACTTTATTGGTATCACAGACCAAAACAGTTCTCTTTTCCATTGATTTCCTTGTATTAACTTTAGCCCGGTGGCTAAATATTTTTATTCAATTATTATCACTAACTACATCTCGTTTTAAAGCATAAAACGCTCCTATTCAAGATTTTAAATTTTCATAATTTCAGTCACATTATTCTCAACAAAGGCAATTAAATCACTCAGATTTCTACCATTCTTGCATCTATTTGAAATAGATATAATGTGCTGATCAGTATCTTTCACATATAAAAAAAAGAAATCTTTGGTCAAGACTGCTTTTTCAATTTGGCTCCATTTATGGACAAAAGCACCTATCGGAGAATTTACACGGATGTTCGAATTAGTAAAATTGAGTCGGTACTTCCCTATGAAATTAGTATACCCCTCTAATTTTCTCATTACCTTAAAAATGACTTTGCAGATGGTATTTACAAATGCATAATGAAATACAAAAAACGACACCATCAGCACTGAACTTCTTAAATACCATTTTAAAACATCATCATCACTTTTCAAATTAAAAAAATCAAAAAAGATGAAACCTACTAAAGCGATGGTAAAAAGAACTGTAACCCTTTCTTTGTATAAACGTTTAAAATACATCTTATTCAGTTTTTGTATTTCAGTAACATTTAGTTCAAACTCTATAGAAATTTTAGACGTATTCATATTCTTGACATTACTAATTAGTACATTTTATATTTTCTGATTTAAGTATTTCATTAAAACAGTATGCAAAATTAGAGGCCAGAACAAGTTTCAAATTACCCCCTTACGACATATAAATATCAGAATAAGACTTTAATTATTCAAACATAAAACACTGTAAATCAGCACTAAAAACCACAAACAAAACACTTATCAATTAAAATGCAACACTAATAAATACATCAAAACATCTTAACTTTTTATTAAAGAACTTTGCGTATGATAAAATATAAATACATACCATAATTATATTTTAAATAATAGAATGTTTTGTGACAGACAATTATATTAGAAATGGCGAAGGTGTCGGAGAAGAAAAGATTTTAAATAAATAATGAATTCTTTTGCTTACGAGTTAGGAGTAAAAAATATTTTTTGTAAAACAATAGAAATACCACATGAAAACAATTGAACACTCTTATAGTGCTGACTTAAGTTGGGTACAACATTTAACAGAACAATTTGGAGGAAAAGTAGAGGGTAACTTTATAAATGTTCCTGAGGATATCCACACTGGAATCCGTTATTTCCTTGAATGTGAAGAAGGAATTGTAGCCTATTATGTCAATGTAAAATACCATCAAGACGTACTCTTTACTCAAAAAAACTCAAGAAATGATTTTATAGCATTGTACTATGATCTTACTGAAGGTGACGCCAGTTTAGAAACCAATAATACAATCTTCGATATAGGACGATGGAAATATAATTTGGCTGTAATTGACGGCTCACTTCTAACTGATTTTCACGTCAAGTCAGGAAGTAATACCTATGCCCTTTGCATATTTATAAAAAAGAACGTCCTTAATACATTTGTTAAAAACAATACTCTTTTTTTTCCCGATTTACAAAAGCTTATCGATCCCGAAAAAAATACGATTATCAGAATTGACAGGATTGCTGATGAAAGTTACCATATATTAAATGACTTGCGCAAACTAAATGCCGGTGGGCCAGTTTTTGATCTAAATCTTAGGGCTACGGTACATCTTTTAATGTCTAGTTATATAAAAAAAATAGCACTTGATAAGTTTGTTATTCAAACTGTTAAAGAAACAGATCTTAAAAAAATAATAGCCATTCAAATGTTTCTAACTGAAAATATTGAAGGTGCTTTTCCTACTATTGCGGTGATGGCAAAAAATGCAAAAATGTCTGAATCAAAATTCAAAAATTTATTTAAAAAAGTAACCGGCTTAACACCAAACTCCTTCTTTCTGAATAATAAGCTCCTTCTGGCAAAAGAACTTCTTGAAAGCAGACAATTGTCAATCTCTCAAGTTTCAGATAAACTTCATTTTAGTAATAACTCCTATTTCTCTTCAAAATTTAAGGAGCATTTTGGAGTTTCTCCAAAGAATTATATTAAACAATTATAATCTTAAATGTCGCCACTAATGAAAAAAATAGCTCTTTCATATAACCTGACACCCGAATGGCATCAAGCGTTAGCTCAAGAAATAAGCGCTGAACTTATTGATGGAAAAATAATTGTTATACCGGAAGCACTTGGTGAGGGGCATTCCTACTTCACCCAGATAACTCCGGGGATTTCTGCATTGTTTATTGATTTTGTTTTAACCAAACCAATTGAAGTAAATCGATTAAAATCAGAAAATGATTTATATATTTTTCACTTCGATTTAAGTGATTCTCCCAATTCAATAGAAATTGATGCTGTAGAGTATCAAATCGATTCTTTTGAAAATCCGAGTTTCACTATTTCAAACAACAAGATAGAAAGCGCTTTCAGACCTTTAATCAATAAACGAACAGTAGTATTACAACTACTAGTTGACAAAAAAGTATTAAATGAATACTTAAGAGCAGATACGATTGAAGAATATACCAAACGAAAAAATGAAGCGATGGGAAACTCCCATCACTTTTTTGATACTATTGACAGCAATAGCAATTTATTACTGAAATCAATTAAGGATAAATCAATTTCTGATCTTTCATTTGACTCTTTTTTAAAAGGTATTTCATTAAAACTGCTGGGTAATTTTATAATTCGATGCGAAAATTCATCAGCAGTACAAAGTGAAGCAACCAGAATTGAACTGGAAGCGGTTGCAAAAACAAAAAACTATTTTTTGGATAATCTGACCAATTCGTTTCCTACCGTAAGTTTTTTATCCAAAATGGCTGGTATGTCTCCCTCCAAATATAAAATACTATTCAAAAAACAATTCAATAATTCCCCTAAAAATCTCTTTCTTAAAAAAAAAATGATACTGGCGAATGATCTTTTAAAAAGTGGGAATTATAATACATTGACAGAGATTGTGTATGAATTAAATTACACCAGACTCAATCATTTCCGATCCAAATATTATACTTTCCATCACAGAAAGCCTTCAGAAGATTTTGTAAGAAAGACCTACCAGACAAATAACAGAAGATATGCCAGTTAAACTCTAAAACGAGTACTAGGATAAAAATACAACTTGTTATCTAATACTTTTTTGGAGTTTAACCAGAGAAGGATCATCCAAAAGTTTTATTTGATTGATCACAATTTTAGCAATTTCCGTTGCTCCCAATAAGGAAAGATGTGTATCATCGTTTTTCTCTTCTTTATAATAAGGTACTTCTCCGGCTTTAAAATGCAAATGAAGTAATTTTGATTTTTCTACTCCGTAAGATTGTTCTAATAATTCAGTGTAATATTCTAAATCTATATACGGTACTTTATATTCCTGTGCAACCAGTCGTGTTTCTAATGGATAATCACCGTGGGTCGGAATCAATACACCTTGCTCGTTAAAATTTCGTCTGGCAATTGAACTTAGCAGTATAGGCACGGCTCCTTTTTCTCTGCTTTCCTTTACAAATCGGATTAAATTA is a window from the Flavobacterium cupriresistens genome containing:
- a CDS encoding rhamnogalacturonan acetylesterase, whose product is MNYYLSFIFLISMSCLAQKTTVYCIGDSTMANKKDPDKNPEHGWAQVLQPFFKDNILVENKAVNGRSTKSFIAEKRWDSIYKKLKTGDYVFIEFGHNDEKTGDSARYTNPHTAYRYNLIRFVKESREKGAVPILLSSIARRNFNEQGVLIPTHGDYPLETRLVAQEYKVPYIDLEYYTELLEQSYGVEKSKLLHLHFKAGEVPYYKEEKNDDTHLSLLGATEIAKIVINQIKLLDDPSLVKLQKSIR
- a CDS encoding histone H1; the encoded protein is MNDLLVKINAEIDTFKAEAEALTEKGVKAAGPRARKSTLEIEKLLKEFRKVSIEESKK
- a CDS encoding TetR/AcrR family transcriptional regulator codes for the protein MKKALSTRLSILQKSFELIYTQGYQATSIDTIIATTNVTKGAFFYHFKNKDEMGLAVINEIMYPLMQEDFVKPLLNSKDAVSDIYKMMQYLLLENSFLLRKYGCPAGNLTQEMPQINQQFGEALFKLSAEVKEAMQIALKKGKDSGAIKPEVNEEQVTLFVLSGYWGIRNLGKLFDNNDCYVAYLEELKCYLKSLEKN
- a CDS encoding helix-turn-helix transcriptional regulator, with the translated sequence MKTIEHSYSADLSWVQHLTEQFGGKVEGNFINVPEDIHTGIRYFLECEEGIVAYYVNVKYHQDVLFTQKNSRNDFIALYYDLTEGDASLETNNTIFDIGRWKYNLAVIDGSLLTDFHVKSGSNTYALCIFIKKNVLNTFVKNNTLFFPDLQKLIDPEKNTIIRIDRIADESYHILNDLRKLNAGGPVFDLNLRATVHLLMSSYIKKIALDKFVIQTVKETDLKKIIAIQMFLTENIEGAFPTIAVMAKNAKMSESKFKNLFKKVTGLTPNSFFLNNKLLLAKELLESRQLSISQVSDKLHFSNNSYFSSKFKEHFGVSPKNYIKQL
- a CDS encoding YcxB family protein is translated as MYFKRLYKERVTVLFTIALVGFIFFDFFNLKSDDDVLKWYLRSSVLMVSFFVFHYAFVNTICKVIFKVMRKLEGYTNFIGKYRLNFTNSNIRVNSPIGAFVHKWSQIEKAVLTKDFFFLYVKDTDQHIISISNRCKNGRNLSDLIAFVENNVTEIMKI
- a CDS encoding helix-turn-helix domain-containing protein; its protein translation is MKKIALSYNLTPEWHQALAQEISAELIDGKIIVIPEALGEGHSYFTQITPGISALFIDFVLTKPIEVNRLKSENDLYIFHFDLSDSPNSIEIDAVEYQIDSFENPSFTISNNKIESAFRPLINKRTVVLQLLVDKKVLNEYLRADTIEEYTKRKNEAMGNSHHFFDTIDSNSNLLLKSIKDKSISDLSFDSFLKGISLKLLGNFIIRCENSSAVQSEATRIELEAVAKTKNYFLDNLTNSFPTVSFLSKMAGMSPSKYKILFKKQFNNSPKNLFLKKKMILANDLLKSGNYNTLTEIVYELNYTRLNHFRSKYYTFHHRKPSEDFVRKTYQTNNRRYAS